The following are from one region of the bacterium genome:
- the der gene encoding ribosome biogenesis GTPase Der, whose product MPAIAIVGRKNVGKSTIFNRLMGMRLSIVYKEPGVTRDRLYGEMIWCGRNLDIIDTGGFFPDEELPLARKISRQIELALREADLIYFVVDAKSGLTPSDEDISKELRRTGKPVFLLINKIDNRKDDSKAFEFGKLGYRDIFPVSGEGGFGFGEVLDATLKILKVKLAPAGSAEQVIKLLIVGRPNAGKSTLFNAILREERAIVDEKPGTTRDLINARFKHSDRVFEIIDTAGIRRRSRVKESIEFYSMMRVFHYIEQVDIVILIFDISQGVVKEDCRIVNLALSKAKGVVIVPNKIDLVPSKDRRKILPSVQKSLDFIDFAPVIPMSAKDGKDVDTLLNHIMHVYAELNKTADRQVLESIVPQIKPPPGGAINSIVQVGKKPPVFNVSTTVPVRESYLEYLRNFIRKYFGFTGVPILMRTKIRRGSAE is encoded by the coding sequence ATGCCTGCAATAGCCATCGTCGGCCGCAAGAACGTCGGCAAGTCAACAATCTTTAACCGCCTTATGGGTATGCGGTTGAGCATCGTGTACAAAGAACCCGGGGTCACGCGGGACCGGCTTTACGGTGAGATGATATGGTGCGGCCGGAACCTCGACATCATTGATACCGGCGGCTTTTTCCCTGACGAAGAGCTTCCTCTGGCGCGGAAGATCTCGCGCCAGATCGAACTAGCCCTGCGCGAAGCCGACCTGATCTACTTCGTGGTCGACGCCAAATCAGGATTGACGCCGAGCGACGAGGACATCAGCAAAGAGCTGCGTAGGACCGGCAAGCCGGTGTTCCTCCTCATCAATAAGATCGATAACCGGAAAGACGATAGTAAAGCGTTCGAATTCGGCAAGCTCGGGTACCGCGATATATTCCCGGTTTCCGGAGAAGGCGGTTTTGGGTTCGGCGAAGTCCTCGATGCCACGCTTAAAATACTGAAGGTAAAACTCGCGCCCGCAGGTTCGGCTGAACAGGTGATCAAGCTCTTGATCGTGGGCCGACCCAATGCGGGCAAATCAACCCTGTTCAACGCGATATTACGCGAAGAACGCGCGATCGTCGATGAAAAACCCGGTACGACCAGGGACCTGATAAACGCGCGCTTCAAGCACTCAGACCGCGTTTTTGAAATAATCGACACCGCCGGGATCCGCCGCAGATCGCGGGTCAAGGAATCGATCGAGTTTTACTCTATGATGCGGGTGTTTCACTATATCGAACAGGTCGACATCGTCATCCTCATCTTCGATATCAGCCAGGGCGTCGTGAAAGAAGACTGCCGGATCGTCAACCTGGCTTTATCAAAAGCAAAGGGTGTTGTCATCGTGCCCAACAAGATCGATCTCGTCCCTTCCAAGGACCGCCGGAAGATCCTCCCGTCGGTCCAGAAGTCCCTCGATTTCATTGACTTCGCGCCGGTTATTCCCATGTCGGCCAAAGACGGCAAAGATGTCGATACATTACTCAACCATATCATGCATGTTTACGCGGAGTTGAACAAAACTGCCGACCGTCAGGTGCTCGAAAGTATCGTACCCCAGATCAAGCCCCCGCCCGGCGGTGCGATCAATTCCATTGTCCAGGTCGGGAAAAAACCACCCGTATTCAACGTCAGCACGACGGTACCGGTGCGGGAGAGCTACCTTGAATACTTGCGCAATTTCATAAGAAAATATTTTGGTTTTACGGGGGTTCCGATCCTGATGCGAACAAAGATCCGGAGGGGGAGCGCCGAGTGA